The segment GCGCCTGTCGTCGTTTTTCTTCATTCGCTTTATCTCTAAGCTGGCTCCAGATATCAGATCTGCCAGGATATCCTCCAGCAGATCTTTTGGCTTTAGACTCTACTCTAAAAAAGCAAATTGTACACAAAGGATCTCCTTGTCGAAGTTCGACAGGACTATCACGATAGTTGTGGCAAGAAATTAAGAGTTTGCCAGTCCATCCGGGATCTACAGTAGTAGAGATGTGAGATAATCCCTGAGCAGTAACTCGTGTAGCCATTGCATGGATAGTTGCTCCTACTTCCTTGGATAAAGTAATAGACTCTAACGTCTCAATCACAACTGTATCCATCGGTTCAATTTCAATTCCACCGTCTCTTTCGATATCTACCTCACGTTTATTATTCCAAGAAAATCCGTTTTGTCCCACTCGCAAGTCATAACCGACAGGTGTCAACATATTTTTCTCAAAAGGTTCTATTGATAGTCCTGTATCTGGATCTATCTTTTGAGAGTCTAGTTGTTTTTCAATGTCAACATCGCTAAACACAATAATTTTACCTCAATTCTTAATGATTTTTAAATTATTATATTAGCTCTAGCAACAGAAGTAGGATTCAATAAAGATGATGCCGATCGTTCTGCTGTTTCCTTGGATATCTGAATTTTTTTCAGAGTAACTAAACCCTCATTGATGAATGAATCTCTGACCAGAAGGCTTCCTCCACTGTTAAAGGGAGTTTCATAAAAGACTTCATGAATTCCAGCAGAAATAATCAGTTTGAGACAGGAAAGACAAGGTTCTAGGGTGACGTAAATACTAGCGTCAGTTGTCGCAATACCATGTTTAGCGGCTTGTGCCAGTGCATTGGCTTCAGCGTGAACAGCGCGAGATGGCATATCTTTACTAACATCGCAGCTACTCAAACCTGGGTAGCAATATCCCTGTTCTGTACAATGAACTGAGCCAGCAGGTGATCCATTGTAGCCAGTGGCTAAAACTTGTTTGTTTTTAACAATTACCGCACCAACCGGAAAAGCCAAGCACGTTGAGCGAGTAGCGGCAAGTTTTGCCAGCATGAGGAAGTATTCATCCCATGTTGGTCGATCTTGATTAAATGGTGTCATTTACTATCCTGAGTATAGTGCTTATTCGTTTTCAGTGATTCTGCGGCTTTCTGTAACTCCATTCCCAAATAAGCGGCATGGTCGGGTTGAATGGCTGGGGAAGCTGCACAAACTTCTCTGATCAGCGTTAGGGGATTTTTCCCAGAGTAGCAAGCAACGACTTCACCACTACCAGGAGTTGTTTGTTTAACAACTATTTTGTCGGTTTCAATTTCAATTAAAAAGTTACCCGCAGGGTCATAAAAGTCTCGATTCCGACAAATTGCAGGATATTGTTTTCGGATTAACTGATCCGCATTTTCCCAGGTGTCATCATAAATATGAGCGCTCTGACTGATAGTAATCAACGGTCCCATTCGCAAATCATAACTAGAGCGCTGGGCAATTTCGTCTCGGATATACTGTTGTAGGGCGCGTAGTCCCATGGCATTTGAGGGCCACGCCATGTACATATCATTACTGCGGAGAGTCGCGGTCAGTGATAACTCATGATCGACAACCCTTGCCCAAAGGTGATTTAAACAAGGACTACCCCCTTGTTCGTGATCCTTAACATCCCACAGAGACATCACGGCACTTGCCGCATCAATTTCTCCAATTAATTTGGTAATAATCTGTTCAATTTGGTCTTTGCCAAACCACGAACGGAGACGTTGACCGTAAGTATATTTCACACCTTCTCGATAAGGCGCATCATCTAAAATTTGGTGAATATACTCCTGAATAAAAGCGCGATCGCAGGGCAAATAGTTGGGTTCAGGGAAATAGAACCCTGGTGGCTCATCCGTCACCACTGCCATTAAATCAATTAATTCTTGCCATTGCCCATCATAGCCCGTGGGTCGAAGGGTTCCGGTTGTTTTAATCCGATGAATAATTTTGACCCAGGTTTCAGCAATCGTCTTGCCTTCGATTCGATGTCCGTAGCGCGGTCCCGGTAAAACTGTTGGCACGGCTTCAGTTAGGGGAAATTCTAGCGGCGCACCCCAGGGTTCAACCCTATCCCTCACCGCATAAGACTTTACCTGACTCACCGCTTCAGCT is part of the Coleofasciculus chthonoplastes PCC 7420 genome and harbors:
- a CDS encoding deoxycytidylate deaminase is translated as MTPFNQDRPTWDEYFLMLAKLAATRSTCLAFPVGAVIVKNKQVLATGYNGSPAGSVHCTEQGYCYPGLSSCDVSKDMPSRAVHAEANALAQAAKHGIATTDASIYVTLEPCLSCLKLIISAGIHEVFYETPFNSGGSLLVRDSFINEGLVTLKKIQISKETAERSASSLLNPTSVARANIII
- a CDS encoding dCTP deaminase; protein product: MFSDVDIEKQLDSQKIDPDTGLSIEPFEKNMLTPVGYDLRVGQNGFSWNNKREVDIERDGGIEIEPMDTVVIETLESITLSKEVGATIHAMATRVTAQGLSHISTTVDPGWTGKLLISCHNYRDSPVELRQGDPLCTICFFRVESKAKRSAGGYPGRSDIWSQLRDKANEEKRRQAQEKQYEKDRERRERQTRLFWMAAFAVVALAIGIVTSLINPVIGASLAAVIGGISPFVVEILKAK
- a CDS encoding thymidylate synthase, encoding MTASAQITQFQYKPLHKPNQLIYGTGQTAVVTGWTVKGAIAKQLQPHEFAVIGQLYSPTRGISLLIRNLLANPHVRFLVVLNATKEDQNAGGGICLLDFFRNGFTEGLSDTGRRCWVIRSAIPGYIDIEIEANALETLRQSVEWQEAKSIAEAVSQVKSYAVRDRVEPWGAPLEFPLTEAVPTVLPGPRYGHRIEGKTIAETWVKIIHRIKTTGTLRPTGYDGQWQELIDLMAVVTDEPPGFYFPEPNYLPCDRAFIQEYIHQILDDAPYREGVKYTYGQRLRSWFGKDQIEQIITKLIGEIDAASAVMSLWDVKDHEQGGSPCLNHLWARVVDHELSLTATLRSNDMYMAWPSNAMGLRALQQYIRDEIAQRSSYDLRMGPLITISQSAHIYDDTWENADQLIRKQYPAICRNRDFYDPAGNFLIEIETDKIVVKQTTPGSGEVVACYSGKNPLTLIREVCAASPAIQPDHAAYLGMELQKAAESLKTNKHYTQDSK